Genomic DNA from Cucumis melo cultivar AY chromosome 10, USDA_Cmelo_AY_1.0, whole genome shotgun sequence:
gttttgatttgttttagaACATCTTCCATTTCAATTGTTGTATTTAATTGCTCTCACATCCTCAATTATATCTATTCCTGTAGCCTATGTAATAAAATGTCATGCCACTGTTGAAAAAAATTACCTCCTACTTGCTTGAAGTTTGACTGAATTTGTAAAATCCCCTTTTTTATGGGATTCTTGTTGGGCTTAATTACTGCTGGTTCATACTCCCTTTACTATATAATGGAGCCTTCCTCCTTCCATTCCATATTCGACTTTCCCTTTTGGTATACTTGCATTTGTCTTTGGTATGTTATTCAAATTCCTTTGCTGTACTTGCATTCTATTCTTTGTTCTATGGTATGTTTATCATGTTTCCAACGACACTTGATATTTGTCTCCTATGCTAAAAGATATTTTCAATTCAGCCCTTGTGTTTCGCCTTCTTTGCCTTTGTCTGTATTTTACAAAACACTgattttgtaaatttgtttgcTTCTGCACTGTCACAAGTAATGCTTTTTTTTCCTTCTGCACTGTCACAAGTAATACTTGCTGttttcaattttccattttGTTCCCCTACTATGTTGTGACACTGATCATTGTTTTCTGAATATGTCTCCATGAAACATATTAGAAGGATCTCTATTTTATGTCTGTATTTGGTTGCTTCTGTTTTACGTATGATGTTATCAACTCCACCGCAAAAAATGGTACCGTAAATGCGTTCTTCTTGAACGTCTTTGCGGGAATCAAATTAACTCTGAGGCTACCTTCTTTTACATATATTATGTACTCACactttgtttgattttttgaaccGTTCCATGGATTTGTGAAGTTTCATTTGTGGTTAAGGTATGTTTCATTTTCGTTttgtcattcatttttttacaaTACGTTATCTTTATCGGCACGCATATGTAATAACAAGCTCATTTTTTGTCTATATCTTCAGGTTGTAAAGGTTTAAGCATTCGTAAACGAGGTACTACGGTTATAAAACTCCTTCTTTGACGAAGTCGATGTATATGTCGTGTACTTAGTTGTTCTTTGtaattaattcttttctttccttacaatttatttatgttatatgaAATGTTTCGAACAGTAGCGTATAAATTGTATTATTCTTAGAAAGTCGTTTTAACTTAATAGTAGATTTCCTTGTCTAAACGCAAACCCTTTGCTCACTTCACTCTTCTGGtggttttttgaaatttcattaaaaaaattactgTACAACTGCCCTCTTTgctataaattttattaagtTTCTGTTTTGACATCCCACCAAATGCAACTCTAAAATTGTTatactttcaaatttttattgtAATAATTACACTTTTAATCCCGAGATATAGGTTTAGTATCGTTTTTAATCAAAAGAGttttcaaaaccaacaagagagtaaattttgaattatttagaATACAATAAACAATATAGAAAAGTTCTAACAACGTATATATATGTACATCAGTTGAATCTGGTTCAGTTTGACACGCTATAAAATACAGATTGAGTGGTCAAATTGGAGACATATGAGTGGATGATGCATAGTAATGAGAATAAGGGAAagtacaaaaagaaagaattttttttcatgaatcctactatttatattaattttagaagCCTGTTTTCTAAAagcaatataatttatattactttgaattttttttatataaatgtcACGTTAGACAAATTATATGGACAATACTATTTTGTTTTAGTGGATTATTCTTATacattctcaaattaaaatagagATCAAACTTTGAAAGCTATatagcaatttttttatttttttttacagagTGAATAATCTCTCTattgaaaaagtaaaattaattgAAACGTTCACGATAGATTTCAATTGAAAATTagcaatatgttttattttgCAAATTTAAATACGTATACttccatatatacataaatggaaacataaacataaatgaagtttgcacaaatgtattttcaaaaaagtagtagaagtcaattacttaatttgtaaacatattaACTTAGTTTACCTTTGAAGATATTTCCAACATTTCAAAACCAAGATTGGTATTATGTGATTAGGTTAACAACATTCAAAATTAACGGGTTGTTAAGATTATTTTCCAACAGGGTGtcaatttataatttataatggaCGAACACGAGTTGGCGTCTATTGTAAATGCGTTCATAGCATCCCAACGACAGTTGTTACTAATGTTGGAGCTCTTGAAGAACGATAGGAAGAGGATAACgcacatcccgtatgaaactaggcataggattagacagttagcttactttcgcatgattcaTGGCTCAGACCTTGTCTGTCGCCAAAGTACGAGAATGGACCAAAGATGTTTCGCCATTCTGTGTCACCTACTGAGGACCATTTCTGGACTAACGTCGACGGAAGTCATCGATGTTGAggagatggtagcaatgttcctccATATTCTTGCGCACGATGTGAAAAATCGTGTCATTCAATGAGAGTTCATGCGGTTGGGTGAGACAATTTCCCGCCATTTCAACATGGTCTTGTTGGCCGTCATTCGACTTCATGAGGAGcttttgaaaaaaccacaaccaGTGCCTAATGAATGCACAGATCAAAGATGGAGGTGGTTTAAGGTACACATTTATCTCGAACTACGTACTTCCAACACAACGACGTTAGTTCTTCTCAATAATTTGTAGTTATGCGTTGCAGAATTGCCTAGGTGCATTAGATGGAACGTACATAAAAGTCAACGTTCCAGCAAGTGATCGGGCTAGGTATAGAACACGCAAGGGGGAGGTGGCCACAAATGTACTTGGcgtgtgtgacacgaaaggagatttcgtttacgtacttgccggttgggaaggatcagctGCGGACTCACGCATCCTCTGTGATGCCCTTTCAAGACCTAATGGGCTTAAGGTGCCCAAGGGTAAGTAACAACGGCATTGTACCTATGAATGCAATTTTGTAAGTAACAACTGCGACATTTTAATCGTGCATTGTGATCACAGGCTATTACTACCTGGTTGATGTCGGGTACCCAAATGCGGAGGGTTTCCTAGACACCATACAGAGGCCAACGCTATTGCTTACAAGAATGGCGTGGCCCTGAAAATTCACATTCAACGtcgaaagagttcttcaatatgaagcATTCGTCTGCTCGTAATGTAATCGAAAGAGCATTCGGTGTCTTGAAGAGTCGATGGACGATACTACGGGAAAAGCCATACTACCCTGTAGAAGTTCAATGTCGCACAATACTCGCATGTTGTCTCCTCCACAACCTTATCAATAGGGAGTTGACAAACTTTGATATACAAGGCAACATAGATGAGGTTGATTCCACCCACGCGACTACTGCCGCCgatgacatacattacatagagaCGTCGAATGAGTGGAGTCAATGGAGGGACGACCTTGCAGAAGAAATGTTTAGTGAATGGTAGTTGCGTaaccaataaaaaaattaaatgttccccgttcattttcatacttaagtaGTGATTGCAGAAGAAATGTTTAGTGAATGGTAGTTGCGTaaccaataaaaaaattaaatgttcccCGTGATTGCAATAGGTCTTATTTTGTCATAGCTTTTGTAAcatgattattttgaatgtattggtTACGCAAGTAACTTACTGCCAAACTGTTTTTTAGTAGGAGTTCACTGTACTATGAAACTAATCGTATGTATGTTATCTAATCATACGGAACttaatgaaactaatatgtttGTGTTTTACTTCTAGCATGACAAGTTGAATGTGCATGACAATTACTTCCAGATACGAACTTCCCGCCAATGTACAGTCCGGGATTGAACATGTCGCCTGATGATTTGATGGAAACAAGAACCGCTAGGGAATGTTTCAAGCGGGTCTAAGCGGAAACGTCCAGGACATGCCACAGATAGTGGGGACATAGTTCGTACTGCCATTGAGTACGGAAATGAACAACTTCATACCATTGCTGAATGGCCTATCCTACAACGTCAAGACGCTAGCCAAACACGTCAAGAGATTGTTCGACAGTTGGAGGCCATCCCTGAGCTCACATTGATGGATAGGTGTCGCTTAATGTGTATACTTATGCGTAACGTCGATGACATGAAAGCTTTCCTTGAAGTTTCAGACAATATGAAGTACCCATACTGCGACatcattcttcaagaaaaccgatgactagtttgtttgttgtatttgtattaatgaaacttttcttacttggactatatgttcttcttctaacttgttatgtcttattatataacgaacttgaaattctgttgaagttaattagtttattttttcatttcgctttaaaatgtaatggtatgaattgttgtattatcctattaatgtagtgttttcgttgaagttttttttttttacaatatttataagttgcgtatacgtggaaataatttggtttaaataCGCTAATGAATTTACGGGTTTGCGAATAATTTTGGACGACATAACATaagagaagaaacaaaattattaaatgggactcaatataattattttataaaacgcATATTTGTTACTCACATGGGtacgtaatttttttttttcaaaacctatttacagaattatgtttaggttattctaattacataattgaatattgatcatgagaaaaaataaattatatattttttattcttatattaacattccttatttttaaaaaataacataaatctaattaacgtAATCTTCACTCCAAACAAGTTTTAAGATAATACTACACTCTtaactcttcctccaaacacattttataataatactataataataatctttcccccaaacacatattataataatactacaataataattctttccccaaacacatattattataacactactataataatccctttcccaacacatactattataacactacatttcatatttattcccccaaacacatattataataacactaccaataataactcttcccccaaacacatattatcataacactaggatcatcataatccttttccccataactctttccctccccaaacacaccctaaattTCATGATCCTTATCGAATCCACTTCATCTTCCTAAGCTGAATCTAcgtgtaaagaaaaaaatatatatatctaaaaatgcatatgaattttttttaatggtaAAAACGGACGCAGATATGATATTTCTGGAACtaaatttctaaaaaagaaattaatttaaaaaaactgGCGATTatggaaaaaagaaattgtGATCCCCTCGCTCGGTgtcaatttgaatttaaagatTTACAAGTTTATCACACCATTTACGTACATATTGACAATTAAGTGATACACATATTTACGTACATATTGACAATTAAGTAAATATGCTTAATTAATGACATTTGGGTAAATCAAACAATatgacatttttgtaattaataAGTTGATTGTGTAATACTCTTTAGGGAGTATTTATAGCGATGAGTGAGTTGCTATATAGTCCTAAGTTATTGGGTTAGAATAGTTTGTATttttggtttatatatatatatatatatatatatatatatttcatttccCCGTCCtttaacaaaaattcaaaatattttatcatAAACCTAAGTATTTGGTATATCAAGTGTGTACCACGTGTATTAAATGTATATCAATTGTATCAAAGTACTTGTTAGAAGGATATCAAATGTATATCACAAATGTATTAGATGTATTAAAAGTGGATATCAGTAGagtatcaagtatatcaaatatgtataagTGGTGTATCAAGTATGTATCAAACATGTATCAGTAGTGCATCAAATATATACCGATAGTGTATCAAGTGCATTAGATGTATTATATGAGTTggatttgttttctttttgccatttttcaaaattaaattcgTCTATGCTatgaatataattttttaaacttattttgcTAGACATGAAACAAGCGGCATGAAAAACGAGGGTTGATCACTGTTTATAGAGAAAAATTAGATTTCAGAAAAATTAGATTTCAGATTAACAAAATATAATCTAAAATATAGTCATTATAAGTTTTTTGTTGTATGGACGTGAAAGATAAAATTTGGATCTTAAATCAAATACTAGAatcataaatattataaataactaaataatttttttttatccaaatggtaaattttatgtttttaatgataaattttggattttaaatTAAAGGTTAGAGTCAAATATTAGAAATAACTAAgtttttaatcaataaaattCATGTGAATTATAAACTGCTAAAATCAAATGTTAAATATAACCGATTATTTACCTGAATTATTATTAACCATTTgacttgaattttttttaaaaattttttaaatgtaaaattAGATCATATCATTCTATAACCATCAACTAAATGAGTTGTAAAATAAGATGTTTTTAGTATAAATATAACTTACAATATAATTTAAGAATCAAATATTAGAGATAATCAATTTTTAGACCAATTTAATTTAGGTGAACTATAAACTGTTTAGTATGAATTTCATTAGTAATGTTAGATATTAATTTGCTTGATGTTGATTACTTATAAACTAGTTATCTATAAAATACTATTGTTTGCACGGGTTTTTAGAGAAACGTATTTCGTGTTTGAACTTGGGTTGatgtgttgatttgatgcgtTATAGTTAGATTTCTAGTACTTGATCACTTTTTAGTTGAATTTGCACACTTGATACTACTTGATCCTCTAATTATCTCTTAGTTGAATGTGCACGTTTAATGTATAAAAGTAGAGTGCTTGAtgttcttaaaatttaaaatttaagtatTTGAAGAATGTTTGTATCTTTGAAAAACTTAACTTGAGCCAGAATCTTCTATGAAGTTGGAGAATTCTCTCCAGCCTCTAGAGTAAAAATTTTTGAACTCCCACAAATGAAAGAACTTCTCAGTTCTTTGGTGGACTTTATAAATTTGAGCGCATTTAGACTAAAACTTTAACTCaaacaaatattatttaattagacaaaaataattaacttaatttaataatcATAATTCGTCCcgatttaattattttgtattttataaagACATGATAATTTATAATTGgttcaaaattttatattgaATAAGAACTATTATTACTCGTTTATATTAGGAAGTACATACATGGTGAaatcttttaataaaaaaagtagTTTAGCTCAGTACACGTGGGTGAGGAGTTtatgaaattagaaaaaaaaaaaaaacaaaacgaaACCCTAATagctttttaatattttcttaaatttaaagagATATAAATACATTCATATTAAAAAGCTTAATGCTTTTCCGTCTGATTCTCTCCATCTACGACGGTTTTTCTCTCCCGCTCTCCTAATCGCAGCTCACCGCCGTTTGTTAGGCAAAATCCGCCCACAACATCAGTTCACAAGCCTCGTGTTCCCTCTATTTTGCCATTCGTCTGCGTTACCCACGACTCATTTGTACCTTCAATCGACTTACTCTTCGATCTCTCAATTCTCATCCAATTTGGAATACTCTACACGAAGGGAATTCAGTTCTCTTCACGGGTAACGACCACTCTAACCCCTTTTCAATTcgaattattatttttagtttgaGTATTAAATATTGGAATTACTCTATATGGATAGTTTCAGCTTGAAAAGACTCGTTAGTTCCGGACCGTCCATTCAAGGTTTCAAGGCGACTCCATATCAGAAATTTTCTTCATAACTATTTGAATCAGTAATGGCGAACAACATCCCAGAAGAACCGAAGACCGCGCCCCAGCCCGATCGGTGGTATAACCTATCCCTTGGTCCTTCATTCAAGGATGAATCGTCCAACAAATTTTGCACTTTTCGATGTAAGTCGTTCGAATTGATTCCAAATTGCAAAAACAAAACCCAATTGGTGTTAATTATTTTGGCGCCAAACTGCGTGATGTgagaaattagttttttttttgcctttatttatttcttttgtcaAATCGTTTGAATTGTTTCTGCATTGTGGTTTTAGATGAGTTTAAACCGGCTTCAATTGATAAAACGAAGCCGGGGTGGCTGAAAAAGACCAAGGAAAATAGGGTTACTGTTGAATTTCAAAACAGTCAACCTGGGAAACCCAATTTGTCGTTTATTGGTAGTAGTGAGGATTATAAGGATAATGATGCCGTTTTGTTTTTTGATGGTGAGACGTTCCGGTTGGAGCGGCTGCACAGAGCGGTCAATCAGCTTCGGCACCTTCGACAGCCAGGCGAATCTGCTGCTGCCGCTGCCACTGCCACTGCCACTACCACTACCGCAGGCGTTGCTGCCCCTGCTGCCACTCCCAGCTCTGCTTCTGTCCTTCATTCTTTGACACCGCCGGAGCCTCGGTTATCTCCTCCAGTCACTAAAGTTGCCAAACCTATGCATATGGGTCGAAGCAGTTTTCCTACCATGCCGGTGAGAGCTCTTTATGAATTGTTTCCTAAACTTATATGAAATACAGTAAGCATTTGAATTTTTGGTATTTACATGCTGGAGaagttttatattatttttcttgcTTCTGTCAGGCAAGAATCTCATGTTTATTCCAACTGTTTTTGAACATATTAAAGGaagaattaaaataaatcaTCTCACTCATTTATTGATGGGTGCCAAATGGCATACTTATACAGGAGAAGAAGTAACCATAAACAGTTATTTGATGAGtgaaataaataacaaaatatcatattatatCCATCTTTGATAACTTCTAATACTCCCCCTCAAGATGGGGAAAAAATATCTTGAACTCCCATCTTGGATAATAGAGGAAACAAAGAAGCTGCTGGTATGGGTTTTGTGAAGACGTCTGCCAGTTGAGCAGATGAACGAACTGGTATGAGTTTCATAGTTCCATCTATTACACGCTCTCTTACGAAGTGACAATCTAGTTCCTATATGTTTTGTTTGTTCATGGAACATTGGATTCTTTGCTATGTGGATGGTAGCTTAATTGTCACAAAACATCAATGGCGGAGATGGAGATATGACTTGTAGCTCCAAAAGAAGGCTTCTTAACCATATAATCTCACATGATGTTACTAAAAAGGCTCGATAATCAGCTTCGGCGGTTGACTGAGATATAGTTTGTTGTTTCTTGGACTTCCATGAGATTAAGGAGTTGCCAAGGAAGACACAAAAGCCGGTTACTGAGCGGCGTCTGTCAATGCAGGATCCCCAATCTGCATTTGCAAATGCCCTTTTTACAAAGTCACTTACTTTGGGTAGCAAAATTCCTTTTCAAGGTGATCCTTTCAAATATTTGATTAGGTGATGGGCTGCTTTTAGGTGTTGTTGGCTGGGTTTAGTCATGAATTGGCTTAGCTTGTGTACATCAAACGTTATGTTTGGTCTAGAAATTGTTAGATATAGTAGGCAGCCAATTAGCCTCCCATAAATGGAGGGATCTGTAAGAAGGTCTTCATTACTTGAAGTAAGTTTGAGTTGGGGATCCATTGGCAATGAATTTGGTTTAGCACCAAGAAAGCCGCAATCTTCAACAAGTTGCAAAGTGTAGGTCTTTGGGAAAG
This window encodes:
- the LOC103495125 gene encoding uncharacterized protein LOC103495125, coding for MANNIPEEPKTAPQPDRWYNLSLGPSFKDESSNKFCTFRYEFKPASIDKTKPGWLKKTKENRVTVEFQNSQPGKPNLSFIGSSEDYKDNDAVLFFDGETFRLERLHRAVNQLRHLRQPGESAAAAATATATTTTAGVAAPAATPSSASVLHSLTPPEPRLSPPVTKVAKPMHMGRSSFPTMPVEVERIDIGEPGNAGAKPVVASKGLTDYSSDPPNASVSSPGLKNDDEHQDIDIDDIFGSVSSDDGNNAEEERVETGFDINIPHQNDTDDEIADVDDSGDEAEKGPNAAEALRAQVNAEGRAEQSSSSSSSGSGSGSSSGSSSASSDSEGSDEDSVTSI